In uncultured Methanobrevibacter sp., the genomic window CAGATTTTCATCATCAGGTGTCAGCACACTCTCATCCAAAGTAAAAAGACCGGACAACTCATCTGAATAATCATCACAATTAATTAAAACGGCACATAAATTCATTTCCCCCTCATGTAACCCCAACAGATTAAATGCCTTTGAAATCTGTCTTTGAGCAGAACACCTCAAAACGATTTCAACACTGATATCCTTGGCCAGGTTTTCACCCCTTTCAAATGCAAGGAAAGCCTGGTTAACACCATGGATTATATGATTTTTACTGACTATGGAATCCGCATTCAGAAGTTGGATAATCTCACCATCCCTCTTAATGGAATTAATCCTATCAAGAGTATCTCCAACAGAATCTATGTTTGCCCTAAAACCTAAAATTTTTATGTTATCCATATCCATGTTAATCCCTTAAAAGTCTATTTACACCAGCAATATACGCCTTCACACTGGCATTGATAATATCGGCCTCAGTACCTCTTGCAGAAACAACCTTATCTTCCTTTTGAAGTTTGATTATCACATCAATGAAAGCGTCAGTACCTCCGGTGAGTGAATCTACGTGATATTCTATCAAATCAATATCGTTAAATATGTCCAAATCCTTTAAAGCATTGATTGCAGCGTCAACAGGACCTAACCCTACACCGGAATTTATAATTTCATCATCATCCACTGTGATTTTAACGGATGCGGTAGGCATTACCTTATTTCCTGAAACTATTGTAACTTGATCAAGTTTGATAAGATCCTCCTGATTGATTTGCAAAACATTGTCTGCTATGATGTGCA contains:
- the cgi121 gene encoding KEOPS complex subunit Cgi121 is translated as MDMDNIKILGFRANIDSVGDTLDRINSIKRDGEIIQLLNADSIVSKNHIIHGVNQAFLAFERGENLAKDISVEIVLRCSAQRQISKAFNLLGLHEGEMNLCAVLINCDDYSDELSGLFTLDESVLTPDDENLIKVYNIGEVELENMSVEEIIIDRITKLAVDY